Part of the Caldanaerobius fijiensis DSM 17918 genome is shown below.
GGTAAAGGTATTGAAGATGTTGCTCAAGCGAGAAAGCCATTATTTACAACAAAACCTGAATTAGAACGCTCCGGTATGGGATTCACTATTATGGAGACTTTTATGGACAGTTTAGATGTTTATTCAGAATTGGGCAAAGGTACCAAGGTTGTGATGACCAAGAGGATCAGAAGGAGTTGAGACAATGTCCGATGGTTCCTCTGTAATGCCTGATGAAGTATTGAGAGAATATCTAAAAAAAGCCCAGCAAGGTGATGAAAAGGCTCAAGAAACTATAATTAACAACAACATGGCATTGGTATGGAGCATAGTAAAGAGATTTTATAATAGGGGTTATGATGCAGAAGATTTGGTACAGATAGGTTGTGTTGGACTTATAAAAGCTATAAAAAAGTTTGATTGTAATTATAATGTAAAATTTTCTACATATGCTGTACCAATAATTATGGGTGAGATAAAACGATTTTTAAGAGATGATGGCATGATAAAAGTAAGCCGTTCATTAAAAGAAACATCAACCAAAGTAAAATACGTTAGAGATAATTTGGCAAAAAAGCTTAATAGAGATCCTACAATAAACGAAATAGCTGATGAATTACATCTCCCTGTAGATGACATTATTATGGCTATTGATTCCAGTTCGTCAGTTGACTATTTATATGATTATGTAAACGAAGACGAATCAAAAGTGTTGATGGATACAATAATAAGCAGTGATCAAATTGATGAAAGTATAGTGGATAGAATAGCTCTAAAAAATGTTTTAAACTCTTTAGACGAATCAGAA
Proteins encoded:
- the sigF gene encoding RNA polymerase sporulation sigma factor SigF, yielding MSDGSSVMPDEVLREYLKKAQQGDEKAQETIINNNMALVWSIVKRFYNRGYDAEDLVQIGCVGLIKAIKKFDCNYNVKFSTYAVPIIMGEIKRFLRDDGMIKVSRSLKETSTKVKYVRDNLAKKLNRDPTINEIADELHLPVDDIIMAIDSSSSVDYLYDYVNEDESKVLMDTIISSDQIDESIVDRIALKNVLNSLDESEKNLIIMRYFQEKTQVEIAAALGISQVQVSRLEKKILTKLRKELCQD